One Oncorhynchus kisutch isolate 150728-3 linkage group LG30, Okis_V2, whole genome shotgun sequence genomic window, TAAGGTAGGCTGTGCATGCTCTTCTACTCTACTCATTCTGTTGTTGGTTTATGTGAATGTTGCTTTACTTGGCTCAAGTTGCTGCATTGATTGTACATCATCTGCCAGCTCAGTATGTAGGACAGTGATCCAACATAATTAAGGGGGGATTACACCTCCAAAGTATTATTTGAAATGTATCAACACCATTTTAAAAGCTTTACTTATTCCAGGTCTGATTTAGCAACATATGTCATTTTTACTGTATCTGCTCACAATCACACGTGTTCCTATGTTTCTCTAGAGCTATTCTCTGTGGTCAGTGGTCCTCTAGTGAAAGACTAGATGGCAAAACGGTTATCATTACTGGAGCCAATGCTGGCATTGGCAAAGAGACAGCAATGGACCTGGCAAAGAGAGGTAAGTACacttgtgtaacagtataactttagaccgtcccctcgcccatacccgggcgcgaaccagggaccctctgcacacatcaacaacagtcacccacaaagcatcgttacccatcgctccacaaaagccacggcccttgcagagcaaggggaaccactacttcaaggtctcagagcaagtgatgtcaccgattgaaacgctatttagcgcgcaccaccgctaactaagctagccgtttcacatccgttacacttgcaCCAGCATGTTAGTATACAGTACATGTACCACCATGTTGTGGTGAAAGGATGGGTAGCATGATGCATGTTTGTTGACATAAACTGTACATACTTGACATATACTCTGACATTTTTCTATAATCATCAGGGGGCAGGATAATCTTGGCCTGCAGAGACTTGGGCAGAGCTGAGGCGGCACAGAGAGAGATCATTGAGAAATCTGGAAACACCAACATTGTGACCAGAAAGATGGATTTGTCCGACACAAAGTCCATTAGAGAATTTGCAGAGTTAAtcaacaggggttagtagagactTGTCACTCGTCCAATCTCTTTATAATCTCAATGTGATGACTTTGTCTAATGTAGAAATACAATATGGAATATAATACAAAACACAATCAGTCTTAACTTCAGTGATTACTTTTTTTATTTGGAAATACTCTTTCAGAGGAGAAACAAGTGAACATTCTTATCAACAATGCTGGGATCATGATGTGTCCATACTCTAAGACCGCAGATGGCTTTGAGATGCAGTTTGGAGTGAACCATTTGGGTGAGACAGAGCAACCTAACACAAATGAAGAGATACAAATAGGCTGTAGGGGTGAAATTGTATATCTATAGTTCTTACCCTATGAAAATATTAGTCAGTAATACATTGTGTAAGAAATCTACTGTAGAGTAGCATGTTAGAATATCATGTCTTTCAGGTCACTTCCTGCTCACCTTCCTGCTGATTGATCTGATAAAGAGATCCAGACCAGCCAGAATCATCAACCTGTCCTCCATGGCTCACAAATGGGGTTGGATCCAGCTAGAGGACATCAACAGTGAGAGGAGCTACCACTCCAGAAGAGCATATGGACAGAGCAAATTAGCCAACATCCTGAGTATACGGTCCCTGGCCAAGAGACTAAAAGGTTtgtgttacatttttttttctcccatatTGGTGTTGACATTATCAGTGGACCTGGGCAAGCAAAACAAACTGCATTGAAAACACTGCGGTTTATGATAGAAGCTTTGCAAGATTGGCTGGCTTTTCATCATAGAAGTTTTGCATCATTGGCTAGCTTAAAGATAATACTTTTCTTAGAACTTCTTATCTTGTAAACTTTCTAGCACTGCTGTTCTTTTTCAAACATCCAAGAATTACTGTTTTATGAGATTGTCGATCCAGTCCCCTAAATCTTGTTATTTTGTGCTTATTCGGTAAGATAAAAGGTAATATGTGATAACTGCACTatttagagtttttttttttcctttgttAGACACTGGAGTGACAGTTTATGCAGTCCATCCAGGTATAGTGAGGACTGAGCTGAAGAGACACATGAATTTAGCCCTGCTGATGTCCTGGAAGATTGTCAGACCTTTCACCAAAACTATTGTACAAGGTGCCCAGACCTCCATCTACTGTGCTGTGGAGCCAGAGCTGGAGACAGAGAGCGGTGGATATTACAGGTGAAATCACACAATGAAGTGAATTGGTTTTTAGACCACAGTGACATTTTAGATAAATCCTAGGTTTACATAAGATATTTAGTATATGATACACATTATTTGTTACTGAATTGTATTTGCATTGTTCACAGTGACTGTAAACCCTCCAGCTGTACCAGGGCTGCCAGGGATGATGAGATGGCTCAGAAACTATGGGAACTCAGCTGCCAAATGCTTGGGATAACATGGGACTGAACATCATCCTTGAATATCATTATAGATAGGCTAGATTATGTCAATTGTTTGAAAAGTGCATGCCTTGAATGCTTACACAATAGGTTATACTATGGAATCTATAGTTATACTATTGTTATGCATACT contains:
- the LOC109875267 gene encoding retinol dehydrogenase 12 isoform X1, with the translated sequence MASLEKARTRCMSGEVQYYHKETEELREKERSTTEKGAILCGQWSSSERLDGKTVIITGANAGIGKETAMDLAKRGGRIILACRDLGRAEAAQREIIEKSGNTNIVTRKMDLSDTKSIREFAELINREEKQVNILINNAGIMMCPYSKTADGFEMQFGVNHLGHFLLTFLLIDLIKRSRPARIINLSSMAHKWGWIQLEDINSERSYHSRRAYGQSKLANILSIRSLAKRLKDTGVTVYAVHPGIVRTELKRHMNLALLMSWKIVRPFTKTIVQGAQTSIYCAVEPELETESGGYYSDCKPSSCTRAARDDEMAQKLWELSCQMLGITWD
- the LOC109875267 gene encoding retinol dehydrogenase 12 isoform X2, which codes for MASLEKARTRCMSGEVQYYHKETEELREKERSTTEKGAILCGQWSSSERLDGKTVIITGANAGIGKETAMDLAKRGGRIILACRDLGRAEAAQREIIEKSGNTNIVTRKMDLSDTKSIREFAELINREEKQVNILINNAGIMMCPYSKTADGFEMQFGVNHLGHFLLTFLLIDLIKRSRPARIINLSSMAHKWGWIQLEDINSERSYHSRRAYGQSKLANILSIRSLAKRLKVHPGIVRTELKRHMNLALLMSWKIVRPFTKTIVQGAQTSIYCAVEPELETESGGYYSDCKPSSCTRAARDDEMAQKLWELSCQMLGITWD